One genomic segment of Primulina tabacum isolate GXHZ01 chromosome 9, ASM2559414v2, whole genome shotgun sequence includes these proteins:
- the LOC142504288 gene encoding uncharacterized protein LOC142504288, whose amino-acid sequence MIWQNHDAMMQRVETQLGKLATQLATRAPGSLPSDTEKNPKGVNAVTVTSPIKQEVVDVEGDVKEKRSSNRRSEDAKEKVKSLNSNSTIDINSLPFPQRPKQHANRLYLKWPPMQNFLKKFCQTRGNWWILMTMKLSEEYSGILQNKLPPKAKDPDIFSIPCSIGTSFFGKDLCDLGASINLMTYSCFEKLKIDFVVLDMEEEREIPLILGRPFLATGKPLIDLHKGELVLRFNDKSVIFNVFQSIKYPNDVSNCSIIDAINEFFECDMQQLICQEPLEIFLTHLCPGEFENKEIEEYMHYLEADRPISKPVNSRIGELRHVPRTLKSSVEEAPILEMKPLPSHLKYLFLLDKDKLPVIVSSNLTGTEEEKLVRVLRDNIKAIGWSIADIKGISSSMCMHKILMEANHKTSTQPQRRLIPAIQEVVKKEVIKLLDAGIIYSISDSRWVSPVKVVPKKDGITIVKNENNELIPTRTVTGWRVCIDYRKLNDATPKDHFPFPFIDQMLERLAGHPFYCFLDGYSGYMQIPIDPEDQEKTTFTCPYGTFAYKRLPLGLCNAPATFQRCMMEIFHDMIEDFIEIFIDDFFVFGSSFDTCLINLSKVLERCEQSNLVLNWEKCHFMVREGIVLGHKISETGIEVDKANIEVIEKLPAPTNIKGVHSFLGHAGFYRRFIKDFSCIAKPLTNLLIKDVRFDFSDECVQVFQVLKEKLITAPVMIAPDWGSPFEVMCDASDTTLGAVLGKKREKCIHVIYSASMTLSAAQLNYATTEKDLLAVVFALDKFRSYLKGSKVVVHTDHSVLKYLMAKKDANQG is encoded by the exons ATGATATGGCAAAATCATGATGCCATGATGCAAAGGGTAGAGACTCAACTAGGAAAGTTGGCGACGCAATTGGCTACACGAGCTCCGGGTTCACTACCTAGTGACACGGAAAAGAATCCGAAGGGTGTCAATGCAGTCACGGTGACATCTCCCATAAAGCAAGAAGTAGTTGATGTTGAAGGAGATGTGAAAGAAAAAAGGTCATCCAATCGAAGGTCTGAGGACGCAAAGGAGAAAGTTAAGTCTCTAAATTCGAACTCCACTATTGATATTAATTCACTCCCGTTTCCCCAAAGACCAAAGCAACATGCAAAT AGGCTTTATCTCAAATGGCCTCCTATGCAAAATTTCTTAAAGAAATTCTGTCAAACAAGAGGAAATTGGTGGATTTTGATGACAATGAAGCTTTCGGAGGAATATTCTGGAATTTTACAAAATAAGTTGCCTCCAAAAGCTAAGGACCCAGATATCTTCTCTATTCCTTGTAGCATAGGAACTTCATTTTTTGGTAAAGATTTATGTGACCTAGGTGCAAGCATTAACTTGATGACATACTCATGCTTTGAGAAGCTGAAAATAG ACTTTGTTGTGTTGGATATGGAAGAGGAACGTGAGATTCCTCTTATTTTGGGTAGACCATTTTTAGCCACTGGAAAACCTCTTATAGATTTACACAAAGGTGAGTTGGTGTTGAGATTTAATGATAAGAGTGTGATATTTAATGTTTTCCAATCTATCAAATATCCCAATGATGTTTCAAATTGTTCTATAATTGATGCCATTAATGAGTTTTTTGAGTGTGATATGCAGCAATTAATTTGTCAGGAACCTTTGGAGATTTTTTTGACTCATTTATGTCCAGGAGAGTTCGAGAATAAAGAGATTGAGGAATACATGCACTATTTGGAAGCAGACAGACCGATTTCAAAACCGGTAAACTCTAGGATTGGGGAGCTTAGGCATGTCCCAAGAACTTTAAAGTCATCCGTTGAAGAAGCCCCAATCCTAGAGATGAAACCTCTTCCTTCGcacttgaaatatctatttttgcTTGATAAGGATAAATTGCCAGTGATAGTTTCCTCTAATTTGACAGGGACGGAAGAAGAGAAGCTGGTACGAGTTCTGAGGGATAATATCAAAGCCATAGGTTGGAGCATTGCAGACATCAAGGGGATCAGTTCCTCCatgtgcatgcacaaaattctgaTGGAGGCCAACCACAAGACATCTACCCAACCTCAAAGGCGTCTAATCCCAGCTATTCAAGAGGTGGTCAAGAAAGAGGTGATAAAGCTACTGGATGCAGGTATTATTTACTCGATTTCTGATAGTAGGTGGGTAAGTCCAGTAAAAGTTGTTCCGAAAAAGGATGGGATCACTATCGTAAAAAATGAGAACAATGAGTTAATTCCTACCAGAACTGTTACAGGGTGgcgtgtttgcattgattatagaaaacttAATGATGCCACCCCTAAAGACCATTTTCCCTtcccttttattgatcaaatgttggaaAGGTTAGCTGGACATCCTTTCTACTGTTTCCTGGATGGTTATTCGGGTTATATGCAAATTCCCATCGACCCTGAAGATCAGGAGAAAACAACGTTTACCTGTCCTTACGGGACATTTGCATATAAACGATTGCCATTAGGTCTATGTAATGCACCAGCAACTTTTCAACGATGTATGATGgaaatttttcatgacatgattGAGGATTTTATTGAAATATTCATAGATGATTTTTTTGTctttggctcttcatttgataCTTGTTTGATTAACCTGTCTAAAGTCTTGGAGAGATGTGAGCAGTCAAATTTGGTTTTAAACTGGGAAAAATGCCATTTCATGGTGAGAGAGGGAATTGTGTTGGGgcacaaaatttcagaaacagggATTGAAGTTGATAAGGCAAATATTGAAGTAATTGAGAAACTCCCAGCCCCAACAAACATAAAAGGAGTGCATAGTTTTCTAGGACATGCAGGGTTCTATAGACGctttataaaagatttttctTGCATTGCTAAGCCACTAACCAATTTGCTGATAAAAGATGTGCGCTTTGATTTTTCTGATGAGTGTGTGCAGGTCTTTCAGGTTTTAAAAGAGAAACTGATCACCGCACCTGTGATGATTGCGCCTGATTGGGGGTCACCATTTGAGGTGATGTGTGATGCAAGCGACACAACTCTAGGGGCAGTGTTGGGGAAAAAGAGGGAGAAATGCATCCATGTCATCTACTCTGCTAGCATGACACTGTCAGCTGCCCAACTGAACTATGCCACTACAGAGAAGGATCTTCTTGCTGTGGTTTTTGCTCTGGATAAATTTAGATCATATTTGAAAGGGAGCAAAGTTGTAGTGCACACTGACCATTCCGTCTTGAAATACTTGATGGCCAAAAAGGATGCAAACCAAGGCTAA